TTCTCTCATCATAAAGTAAAATGAAAAATTACGACAGGAATTATTGTAACACAATATATGGGTGGATTGTTCAGGTTATTTGCCCTGCATAATTTTTCCCTCGGTCCATAAAAAAGTCAAAAAGCTGATGGACAGGTATATATAGATTTACCTATCGATCAGCTTCTATTATTTATCTTTTCACCACATTAAAATGATCTGTAATCAGCAGCCAGTTCTGAGGGAAGGAAAGGCCGAGCTTCCAGTAGCTCATTCCCCGCAATTTTAATTCTTTCATCAGGTCGAACTTTGCCTGGATACTCCGGGCGTCCTCAAACCAGACTTCGTGATCTTTCCCGTTTTTATCCCTGTAGGTGAAATGGGGTGCCTGGGCTTTTTGGTCGTATTTAATTTGCACATTGTTTTCGGCAGCCAGCTTGATGGCCTGCTGTGGACTGATGGCTTTGGCGGTATCTCCCTGCTTGAATGGAAGGGTCCAGTCGTAACCATACAGGTTCTGGCCCATCAGGATCTTGGAAGGGGGCATTTCCGAAATCGCATACTCGAGTACGTCGCGGACAGGACCGATTGGGGAGACCGGCATGGCGGGTCCGCCGCTGTATCCCCACTCATATGTCATGATGACGACAAAATCGACAATTTCACCATGTGCCTTATAATCATGTGCCTCATACCACTTTCCTTTTTGATCGGCACTTGTTTTCGGGGCGAGGGCAGTCGAGAGGAGCCAGCCTTCCTCGTTGAATCGCTTCTTGGCCTTCCTCAAAAATTGGTTGTATGCTTCTTTATCCTGTGGACGTAAATATTCAAAATCAAAATGGATGTCCCTGAACCCATATTTTTTAGCAGTTTTGACCACATTCTGAAGAAATGTATCCTGTATCGCCTTATCGGTCAGGAGGATGCGGCCGAGTTCATCGCTGAATGTTCCATCTTCCTGATTGGTGATGGCCATCATCATCACATTTTGATTGGCTTTCCCTGTCCCGATCAAGTTCCCGAGTGGGGGCTCCTTCAAGGTGCCATCCCGTTTTGCCTGAAAGCTGAAGGGGGCAAGGTAAGTAAGATAAGGTGCTGCGTCCTTCGCGCTTTGTTCGAGGTTGGGGGACACTTCCTTCCCGTAGGGCTCGACATAGCCGTTGAATTCAGCCCGTGCTTTTTTCTTCTGTGGCAGGTAGAGACGGTATCCTACCCGAAGGGGCTGGTTTGGGGAAATACCGTTTACCCGGGCAAGCTCCTGATAAGGAATCCCGGTCTTCTGGCTGATCCCCCACAGGCTGTCACCCGGTTGGACAAAATAAAAACTGCCTATAATCGGGATCACGAGTGCCTGACCGATCACCAGCTGATTTGGATTCGGCAGTTCGTTCGCATCGACGATATCTTTCACTGTTGATCCATATGCTTGCGCAATCCCAAATAAAGATTGATTGGATCGGACAACATGAATTTGCATAGTAAGGCCCTCCTAAAATTCATTCGCTATAATCAACGTATGAACAAGGAGGGCCGAATATACGGATACAATTTCACAACATGTCATGGGTGGGAGCGATACTTGCTTTCAATACATTCTTCATCATCGTTAAGGCGTAATGATTATCTTCTTCGCTGACAGAAGCGATCGCATCTCCTGGCACCATCAGGCTGAACTCCCTCATATACGCATCATTTGCCGTGAAGAGGACGCATATGTTTCCCGCGATTCCGGTGATGATCAGGTTCTTGACCGACAGATGGTGAAGAAGCGTATTCAACGCCGTACCGTAAAATGCCGAGTGCTTCGGTTTAATGAGGAAAAAATCTTCTTCCTTCGGCTGGAGGGGAGTCATGATGCCATCGCTCACCTCATTGTGGCATTTTTGATAAATTTCCTTGTAATCTGCTTTCCAAAGTTCGTAATGGTCGTTAATATAAATGGTGGGATGCCGATGCTGCTGACAGTAGCGGCGCAATGCGTTAATGGGCCCGACAATGTTGCGGGTATGGTGCGCGAGCGTCTCTCCGTGTGAGAAATCAAAAGGATTCATGATGTCGATCACGAGGAGAGCGGTATCTTTAGGTATCATATTGAAAGCCCCTTTCTGTTATAGTTTGAGGTGAATGGGGCTATTTTATAAAAGAACGAGAAATAAATTTGTGGGAGTTCAGAATGGGTATAAGAGAAGAACGTTTTATGTTGGAAGCATTAAAGGAAGCGGAAAAGGCGGGTGCCACCGGTGAAGTCCCGATTGGAGCAGTCATTGTCATGGGGGATGAAATCATAGCGCGTGCGCACAACCTGAGGGAAACGACCCAAAATGCGATCACCCATGCCGAAACGATCGCGATCCAGGAAGCGTGCCGGAAGCTCGGGACATGGCGACTGGAGGGGGCCGAACTTTACGTGACGCTCGAACCCTGTCCGATGTGCAGTGGGGCCATCATCCTGTCTAGAATCGAGAAAGTCATCTACGGGGCAGCCGATCCGAAAGCGGGATGTGCCGGCACATTGATGAACCTGCTCGAAGATGAGAGATTCAATCATCAGTGTGAAGTGTCGTCAGGTGTGCTCGCGGAAGAATGCGGCGGAATTCTCTCCCGTTTTTTTAAACAATTAAGGGAGCGGAAGAAAGCCGAGAAGAGGAACAGGACGGAAGGATGTAAATAACTTACAGCATTCCATCATTGCTTTTTAACGTAAATCCTAGTATACTTAATTTTGCGTCGCACTAGTGACGCAACTGAATAAGGTATCAATTTTGCCGTGCTAGGTGGGGAGGTAGCGGTGCCCTGTACTCGCAATCCGCTCCAGCGAGACCGAATTCCTTTCCGAGGCCCGCACTCTGTAGGGCTGCCTCAAGTAAGTGGTGTTGACGCCTGGGTCCTGCGCAATGGGAATCCATGAACCATGTCAGGTCCGGAAGGAAGCAGCATTAAGTGGAAGCTCCCATGTGCCGCAGGGTTGCCTGGGCCGAGCTAACTGCTTGAGTAACGCCTATGGATGCTCGTCGACGAAAGGTGCACGGCAGTTTCATTTATATAACATCAACTCATCCATCTCGGGTGAGTTTTTTGTTTGTGCAGAGATCTCCGGTTTTCTTTGTAAAAGGGATTTGGATTACGTTATAATAGACATTATAGTACATATACAAGAGGGGGGAGTATTTTGGCATATCAAGCTTTATATCGTGTGTGGCGTCCTCAGTCATTTATTGATGTAGTTGGACAGCAGCATGTAACGAAAACGTTGCAAAATGCCCTCCTTCATCAGAAGATTTCCCATGCCTATTTATTCTCGGGACCCCGGGGAACCGGGAAGACGAGTGCGGCGAAGATATTGGCGAAAGCTGTGAACTGTGAACGGTCCCCTGTGGCTGAACCGTGTAATGAGTGTGACGCCTGCAAGGGGATCACAGACGGTTCAATCCCGGATGTCATCGAAATCGATGCCGCCTCCAATAACGGGGTCGAAGAGATTCGTGACATAAGGGACAAGGTAAAGTATTCTCCCAACGTAGCCAAGTATAAAGTCTACATCATAGATGAAGTCCATATGCTGTCTATCGGAGCATTCAATGCCTTGCTGAAGACATTGGAAGAACCGCCGAAGCACGTCATATTCATCCTGGCTACGACCGAGCCCCATAAGATTCCACTGACGATTATTTCACGCTGCCAGCGCTTTGATTTCAAACGGATCACAGCAAGGGATATCGTAGGAAGAATGAGTCATATTGCGACTGAATCGGGTGTGAATTATGAAGAGAACGCCCTTACGATCATCGCAAGGGCTGCAGAAGGCGGAATGCGTGATGCCCTCAGCCTTCTCGACCAGGCGATCTCTTTCAGCGGCGAGAAAGTCACTGTGGATGACGCCTTGACGGTGACCGGAGCGGTGTCCCAAGGATACTTGAACACGCTTGCGAAGGCGATATTGGAAAGGGATGTCACAACCGGATTGGGTGCACTTGAAGAGCTCCTCTTTCAAGGGAAGGACCCGGCAAGGTTCGCAGAGGATTTCATCCTCTATTTCCGGGACATGCTGTTATACCAGACAGCCCCGAATCTTGAAGAATCATTGGAGCGGGTCATGCTCGATGATGATTTCAAGGAATTAGCGGCACAAACCCAGCCCGGACAGATTTATCAGTACATCGATGTGCTGAATCAGGCCGGACAGGAAATGAAGTTTACGAACCATGCCCGCATCTATCTGGAAGTGTCCATCGTGAAGCTCTGTCAGATGGAGGCACCTGCAACCGCCTCATCACCTGAAGTCAGCGACATGATGGAAAAGATCAAACTCCTTGAAAAAGAGGTTGAGCAACTGAAGGCGAACGGCGTCAAATTACAGGCAGAGCCTGCTGCACAGGCCCCGAAGAAGCCGACCAGGGCCAAGAAAGGGTTCCGTGCACCTACAGGGAAGATCCAGGAAGTGCTTCGCACGGCTACGAAAGAAGATCTCAATCTCATCAAGAGCCGTTGGGGTGACATGGTTGAAACGCTCAATCAGCGTCAGATGCGGTCCCAGTCTGCATTGTTGAACGATGCAGAACCTGTAGCAGCTGCAAACGGGTCATTTGTGTTAAAATTCAAATATGATATTCATTGTCAGATGGCAATGGAAAATCAAGCGTTCACCTCGGCGATTTCTTCCATACTGGAAGAGCTGACGGGCAGCAGCTATGCGGCGATCGGTATCCCCGAAGACCAGTGGCTCTCCATCAGGGAAAACTTCATCCGCCACTCCAAAACCGAAGACGGTGAATCATCCGGTGAGGAGCAGGCTGATGATTCTGTCGTGAAAGAAGCCGAGAAGCTTGTCGGTATGGATTTAATAGAACTGAATGATTAAAAATATTAACTGGAGGTTTTTACTATGATGCGTGGTAACGGAAATATGCAAAATATGATGAAACAAATGCAAAAGATGCAAAAGAAAATGGCAGAAGCTCAAGAAGAACTGGGTGAAAAGCAAATCGAAGGTACTGCTGGCGGCGGCATGGTAACAGTTGTCGTGTCTGGTCACAAGCAAGTCCTTGATGTGAAAATCAATGAAGAAGCAGTAGACCCTGATGACGTGGAAATGCTGCAGGATTTAGTCCTTGCAGCGACAAACGATGCACTGAAAAAAGCGGATGAATTAACGAACTCGACCATGGGTCAATTCACTAAAGGAATGAACCTACCGGGAATGTTCTAGGAGGCAATTACATGCATTATCCTGAGCCTATATCGAAGCTGATCGACAGCTTCATGAAACTGCCGGGGATCGGGCCGAAAACTGCGGCCCGACTGGCTTTTTTTGTTCTCAGCATGAAAGAAGACACGGTACTGGACTTTGCGAAAGCACTGGTCAACGCCAAGCGTAATTTAAGTTACTGCTCTGTATGCGGACATATTACCGATCAAGACCCATGCTATATTTGTGAGGATCAAAGAAGGGATCGCAGCATCCTCTGCGTCGTTCAAGATCCGAAAGACGTCATTGCGATGGAGAAGATGAAAGAATTCAACGGGCTTTATCACGTGCTTCACGGCGCGATTTCTCCGATGGACGGGATCGGTCCGGAAGATATCAACGTGCCTGACTTGATCAAACGCCTTCAAAGCGATGAAGTCCAGGAAGTGATCCTTGCCACGAACCCGAATATCGAAGGGGAAGCGACAGCCATGTATATTTCCCGTCTCGTCAAACCATCCGGCATCCGCATCACGAGGATCGCCCACGGCCTCCCGGTCGGCGGGGATCTTGAATATGCAGATGAAGTGACGTTATCTAAAGCTCTCGAAGGAAGAAGAGATGTATAACGAAGGAGAGGGTACCGATGTTTTTCAGGAAAAAAGGCAAGCTGAAAAAAGAGTATGACCAATCCTTGCTTCACGTGTTGGACGAAACGAAGGATCATTGGAACCGGGCCCGTTCCATCGATGAAATGAGTGTGGATTACAGTTTGAATCTCCACTGCGACTCTAAAATAGCAGAAGCGAAATATTTTTTTCTGTTTAGGGAAGCAAAACATAGAAAGATCGTCATAAAAAGGTAGACAACCCTCATATCCTTTCAATAAGAGACTTTTTCCAAGTTGAGAGGAGAGAAGGGTATGAGCCCAGTAATCGTCATAGCAGTCATCAGTGGACTGATTGTGCTGCTGTTAGCTGCAGGCACGCCCATCAAGCCGCTGCGGTTTGTTGGACAGCTTGCCATGAAGGTCATGATCGGAGCGTTGTTTCTATTCTTCCTGAACGCCTTTGGCAGTCAGTACGGAATCCACGTTCCGATCAATGTTGCAACTTCTTCTATTTCCGGGATATTGGGTATTCCGGGTGTAGTGGGATTAACGGTGATTCAATTGTGGATTTTATAACGTTCACACATAAGAAAGGGCAGGCGGGACATCATCCCGCCTGCTTTTTTATGTGGATAAAAACGAGTCCGGCATGACGACCGCCACCACTTCTCCCCGTGCACATAACTTCCCGTCTGCAAACACTTCAGTTTCCACTCTGAACTTCTTCGGGTGAACCTCGTGAACCGTGCCCACCGCTTTTAAAGGCACCCCGTGTGGCGTCGGCTTTATGAAATCCACTTGCAGGGAAGCAGTCACAAACCGAGGGGGTTCCTGACCATCCCCGACCTGCCCGCCATTACCCTGATGAAGGGCAATCGAAGCGGACCCTGTCCCGTGGCAATCGATCAACGATGCAATCAAGCCGCCGTACACAAATCCCGGCACAGCGGTATGGGCCTGGGCGGGATGATAGAAAGTGACCGTATTCTCCCCGTCGACCCCGGTACGAAAACGGTGTCCCTCCGGATTCAACCGGCCGCATCCGTAACACCAGGAGAACTCATCTGAATATTGATCCTGGATGGCATAAACAACTTCACTCATATCGCATAACTCCCTTCTGCATACTCTCTAGTACTTTTCGATAGGGAATATCAGAATCCTTCTTAATAAAAATCACTCCTCCCAAAAGAAAATGTAAATAGTGATTCCTGGTTGGGATAAAATGGTATATGATAAAGATGCCACACTACTCAACCCCTAACAATAATAAGAAAGCTGGTGAGCTTGCTAGTGAAAAACAAGTTGATCCATGAGACCCCCGAAACAAGAATTTGGTTCCATCCATTCAATCACCCGGACGAGCACCGGGACATGCTTGAAAAAGTGAAAATCAGCAGAGCATTCAATCTGAGGTTCCGTGGCTTGGTAGAATATTACGGTGATGACCTTATCGCGTACAAGCGGGAACAGATGGCCAATCAAAAACGCAATGACTTCCTCACATCCTTCGCCCACTATATGACCGATCACCTGGAAGACGATTGTCCCGCCTCCTGGAAAGAATGCGGTCCCTCCTTTTGGGAAGAACTGATCTTCGCCTATCTTCCCGATACGATGAAAGTCACCCCACACAACAACTACACCCAACAATTCCTTATCGAATTAAGAAAATTTGTCCGCTGGCTCGATAAGAGAAACGAAACAGCATGCTCGGAAGTGGTAGAATCATTCCTGACGGACGCCTTTCCTCTATTAAAGAAGTGCGAAATCCTTTTCTCCCAATTATTTTTAAAAAACTATCCAGGCGTGCATAGGGCAGACTGGGATTATATGAATGATATCGAACGGTTGGATCGGACAATGGAACAGTTTCAAGAAACTGTATATGGCGTCTTCGAAGTGAGCGAAATCATCGAGGGCGGTATCATCCTGCTGGACCTCCATTCAAATGACTCCTATTTCACGAAAAATATTTCTGATAAAACCATCGATCAAGATGTGATGCTTTCAGGCGTCATCGGAAAGAGAAAACATGAATTCCTTTGGGAGCTTGCTTACGTTGACGGTGTGTATCCGAGGCGGGGGCTTCCTTATATCGAAATGATAGAGTGAGGGGGAACGGCTGTCCGTTTATGCGGGCAGCTTTTATAAGTAACGAAACATGAGCGATTTGAATAGAGGTACGTTCAACATAAATAATTCATATTGAGTGGGAGTTTGAGATGATAACACTTCAGAGGCAGTTAAAATTACGTGACTTAGAAATTTTTCAAGTATTGAAGGGTGGAAACATAATAACTTATGCAATCATCGAAGATACTAGAAAACCTTTTACAGAAGAAGATAAAAAATTAGCCCCTTTATGTTTAAAGGAAGATGAAGACATCAATGAGATTGTAAATGTCTTTAGAATTTCATTCGTTCATGATGAAGCACTTACACAGCAGGAATCAATGACATTAAGAACATTCTTCTCAGATTTTGTGAATACTACAAGTTTGACGAATTTCATTATTAAGGAATATACCCTAGAAGACTTGTATGATCATGATGTAGACATTGAGTTCTTCAATAAGCTTTTACACAATATCGGTTCAAGTTATTCGATTGAGGTGTTTGATGAGAGAAAGTGGCTGTATCTGTCTCAAGATTAATGTTTCAGAAATACAAGGATTATAACCATTCATTATATGAAGTGTATCACCTATTGTATCGGTACTAAAAACCCCGATCAGATAAAAGATTCATATCCTCTTAAAAGTGGTCCCCGCCAGGAGAATTCACTTTTAACAAACTCTATCAAAAGGACAAAGTTGATTGTTTAAAAGGATCATGAAATTCTTTTCTTAAAAAAAGTGAAATAGTATTGACTCTATGTGAGGAAAGGTGCTATTATATTCCTTGTCGCCAAAACAAGGCGGAAAACAAATTTCAAAAAAAGCTTGACGCTTTATGATGAAAAATGTTATATTTAAGAGGTGCTCAAGAGAGCTCAACTTACATTGAACCTTGAAAACTGAACAAAACAAGACAATACGTCAACGTTAATTCTAGATTTATTTTAAAGAGCTATTCAAACTTTTATCGGAGAGTTTGATCATGGCTCAGGACGAACGCTGGCGGCAGTGCCTAACACATGCAAGTCGAGCGGAAACGATGGGAGCTTGCTCCCTGATATCAGCGGCGGACGGGTGAGTAACACGTGGGTAACCTACCTGTAAGATCGGGGGATAGCTCGGGGAAACTCGGGCTAATACCGGATAATTCATTCCCGCATGAGGGAATGTTGAAAAGTGGCTTTAGCTACCACTTACAGATGGACCCGCGGCGCATTAGCTAGATGGTGGGGTAAAGGCTCACCATGGCGACGATGCGTAGCCGACCTGAGAGGATGATCAGCCACACCGGGACTGAGACACGGCCCGGACTCCTACGGGAGGCAGCAGTGGGGAATCTTCCGCAATGGACGAAAGTCTGACGGAGCAACGCCGCGTGAGTGATGAAGGTTTTCGGATCGTAAAGCTCTGTTGTTAGGGAAGAACAAGTGCCGTTCGAATAGGGCGGCACCTTGACGGTACCTAACCGAAAGCCACGGCTAACTCACGTGCCAGCAGCCGCGGTAATACGTAGGTGCAAGCGTTGTCCGGAATTACTGGGCGTAAAGCGAGCGTAGGTGGTTCCTTAAGTCAGATGTGAAATCCCCGGCTCAACCGTGGAGGGTCATTGGAAACTGGGGAACTTGAGTGCAGAGAGGGAAGTAGAATTTCAGGTGTAGCGGTGAAATGCGTAGATATTTGGAGGAACACCAGTGGCGAAGGCGACTTTCTGGTCTGTAACTGACACTGAGGCTCGAAAGCGTGGGTAGCAAACAGGATTAGATACCCTGGTAGTCCACGCCGTAAACGATGAGTGCTAAGTGTTAGGGTTTCCGCCCCTTAGTGCTGCAGCTAACGCATTAAGACCGCCTGGGGAGTACGGCCGCAAGACTAAAACTCAAATGAATTGACGGGGGCCCGCACAAGCGGTGGAGCATGTGGTTTAATTCGATGCAACGCGAAGAACCTTACCTGGTCTTGACATCCTCTGACAACCCTAGAGATAGGGCTTTCCTTCGGGGACAGAGTACAGGTGCTGCATGGCTGTCGTCAGCTCGTGTCGTGAGATGTTGGGTTAAGTCCCGCAACGAGCGCAACCCTTGATCTTAGTTGCCAGCATTCAGTTGGGAACTCTAGGATGACTGCCGGTGACAAACCGGAGGAAGGTGGGGATGACGTCAAATCATCATGCCTTATGACCAGGGCTACACGTGCTACAATGGACGGTACAGGGCTGCAAGACCGCGAGGTTTAGCCAATCCCATAAAACCGTTCTCAGTTCGGATTGCAGGCTGCAACTCGACCTGCATGAAGTAGGAATCGCTAGTAATCGCGGATCAGAATGCCGCGGTGAATACGTTCCCGGGCCTTGTACACACCGCCCGTCACACCATGAGAGTTTGTAACACCCGAAGTCGGTGAGGTAACCTTTGGAGCCAGCCGCCTAAGGTGGGACAGATGACTGGGGTGAAGTCGTAACAAGGTAGCCGTAGGGGAACCTGCGGCTGGATCACCTCCTTTCTAAGGAAGATTTAACTAAAACGTTTGACAGTCGAAGTTTTGTTCAGTTTTGATGGTTCAATCATCAAAAACAATGATAAGCACGCCTTATCATTCATCTTTATGGGATATGGGCCTATAGCTCAGCTGGTTAGAGCGCACGCCTGATAAGCGTGAGGTCGGTGGTTCGAGTCCACTTAGGCCCACCATATTCTTCCCTTTAGGGGCCATAGCTCAGTTGGTAGAGCGCCTGCCTTGCACGCAGGAGGTCAGCGGTTCGATCCCGCTAGGCTCCACCAAAGATTTTTGCGTAAGCAAAATATCTAACCATATTGTCTCTTCTGAGACACATTTGTTCTTTGAAAACTAGATAAAGATAAATTGATAGTCAAGAAATTACCGAGTATCGCCATTTTAGGTTTTAAACCTTATGTAACAACCAATTCGGTTAAGTTATGAAGGGCGCACGGTGGATGCCTTGGCACTAGGAGCCGACGAAGGACGGGACTAACACCGATATGCTTTGGGGAGCTGTAAGTGAGCTTTGATCCAGAGATTTCGAATGGGGAACCCATTGTTCGTAATGGAACAATATCCATACTTGAATACATAGAGTATGGAAGGCAGACCAGGAACTGAAACATCTAAGTACCTGGAGGAAGAGAAAGCAATTGCGATTCCCTGAGTAGCGGCGAGCGAAACGGGATGTAGCCCAAACCAAGAGGCTTGCCTCTTGGGGTTGTAGAACACTCTATACGGAGTTACAAAGGAATGGGGTAGACGAAGAAGTCTGGAAAGACTCGTCAAAGAAGGTAACAACCCTGTAGTCGAAACGTCATTCCCTCTTGAGTGGATCCTGAGTACGGCGGAACACGAGAAATTCCGTCGGAATCTGGGAGGACCATCCTCCAAGGCTAAATACTCCCTAGTGACCGATAGTGAACCAGTACCGTGAGGGAAAGGCGAAAAGCACCCGGAAGGGGGAGTGAAATAGAACCTGAAACCGTGTGCGTACAAGCAGTCAGGAGCCCGTTAACGGGTGATGGCGTACCTTTGTATAATGAACCGGCGAGTTACGATCCCATGCAAGGTTAAGTTGATAAGACGGGGAGCCGCAGGGAAACCGAGTCTTAATAGGGCGAATTGAGTATGTGGTCGTAGACCCGAAACCAGGTGATCTACCCATGTCCAGGATGAAGTTCAGGTAACACTGAATGGAGGTCCGAACCCACGCACGTTGAAAAGTGCGGGGATGAGGTGTGGGTAGCGGAGAAATTCAATCGAACTTGGAGATAGCTGGTTCTCCCCGAAATAGCTTTAGGGCTAGCCTCATGTGTAAGAGTCTTGGAGGTAGAGCACTGTTTCGGCTAGGGGCCCTCATCGGGTTACCGAATTCAGACAAACTCCGAATGCCAAAGACTTATCCATGGGAGTCAGACTGCGAGTGATAAGATCCGTAGTCGAGAGGGAAACAACCCAGACCGCCAGCTAAGGTCCCAAAGTATACGTTAAGTGGAAAAGGATGTGGAGTTGCTTAGACAACCAGGAGGTTGGCTTAGAAGCAGCCATCCTTTAAAGAAAGCGTAATAGCTCACTAGTCGAGTCGACCCGCGCGGAAAATGTACCGGGGCTAAACGTATCACCGAAGCTGCGGATTGACACCTTTAGGTGTCAAGTGGTAGGGGAGCGTTCTAAGGACTGCGAAGCTAGACCGTAAGGACTGGTGGAGTGCTTAGAAGTGAGAATGCCGGTATGAGTAGCGAAAGATGGGTGAGAATCCCATCCACCGAATGCCTAAGGTTTCTGAGGAAGGCTCGTCCGCTCAGGGTTAGTCAGGACCTAAGTCGAGGCCGAAAGGCGTAGTCGATGGACAACAGGTTGATATTCCTGTACCACCTCTTTTCCGTTTGAGCAATGGGGGACGCGGAGGATAGGGTAAGCGCACTGCTGGATATGTGCGTCTAAGCAGTTAGGCTGATGATGAGGCAAATCCCGTCATCGTGAAGGCTGAGCTGTGATAGCGAGCGAATTATAGTAGCGAAGTTCCTGATTCCACACTGCCAAGAAAAGCCTCTAGCGAGGAAAAGGTGCCTGTACCGCAAACCGACACAGGTAGGCGAGGAGAGAATCCTAAGGTGAGCGAGAGAACTCTCGTTGAAGGAACTAGGCAAAATGACCCCGTAACTTCGGGAGAAGGTGCTCTGGTAGGGTGCAAGCCCGAGAGAGCCGCAGTGAATAGGCCCAGGCGACTGTTTAGCAAAAACACAGGTCTCTGCGAAGCCGTAAGGCGAAGTATAGGGTGTGATGTCTGCCCGGTGCTGGAAGGTTAATTGATGGGCTTAGCGTAAGCGAAGGTCTTGATCGAAGCCCCAGTAAACGGCGGCCGTAACTATAACGGTCCTAAGGTAGCGAAATTCCTTGTCGGGTAAGTTCCGACCCGCACGAAAGGCGTAACGATCTGGGCACTGTCTCCAACGAGAGACTCAGTGAAATCTATAGTACCTGTGAAGATGCCAGGTACCCGCGACAGACGGAAAGACCCCGTGGAGCCTTTACTGTAGCCTGATATTGAATTTTGGTACAGCTTGTGCAGGATAGGTGGGAGCTTTGGAAACCGGAGACGCCAGTCTTGGTGGAGGCATCGGTGGGATACTACCCTGGCTGTATTGAAATTCTAACCCGCGCCTTATCGGGGTGGAGACAGTGTCAGGTGGGTAGTTTGACTGGGGCGGTCTCCTCCTAAAGAGTAACGGAGGCGCCCAAAGGTTCCTTCAGAATGGTTGGAAATCATTCGCAGAGTGTAAAGGCACAAGGGAGCTTAACTGCGAGACCCACAAGTCGAGCAGGTACGAAAGTCGGGTCTTAGTGATCCGGTGGTTCTGCATGGAAGGGCCATCGCTCAACGGATAAAAGCTACCCTGGGGATAACAGGCTTATCTCCCCAAGAGTTCACATCGACGGGGAGGTTTGGCACCTCGATGTCGGCTCATCTCATCCTAGGGCTGTAGTCGGTCCTAAGGGTATGGCTGTTCGCCATTTAAAGAGGTACGCGAGCTGGGTTTAGAACGTCGTGAGACAGTTCGGTCCCTATCCGTCGTGGGCGCAGGAAATTTGAGAGGATCTGCTCCTAGTACGAGAGGACCAGGAGTGGACGAACCACTGGTGTACCAGTTGTCATGCCAATGGCATCGCTGGTAGCTATGTGCGGAAGGGATAAGTGCTGAAAGCATCTAAGCATGGGAAGCCCACCTCAAGATTAGATTTCCCATCACGTAAGTGAGTAAGATCCCTAGAAGATGACTAGGTAGATAGGTCAGAGATGGAAGCATGGCGACATGTGGAGTTGACTGATACT
The nucleotide sequence above comes from Bacillus sp. KH172YL63. Encoded proteins:
- a CDS encoding glycosyl hydrolase family 18 protein, with the translated sequence MQIHVVRSNQSLFGIAQAYGSTVKDIVDANELPNPNQLVIGQALVIPIIGSFYFVQPGDSLWGISQKTGIPYQELARVNGISPNQPLRVGYRLYLPQKKKARAEFNGYVEPYGKEVSPNLEQSAKDAAPYLTYLAPFSFQAKRDGTLKEPPLGNLIGTGKANQNVMMMAITNQEDGTFSDELGRILLTDKAIQDTFLQNVVKTAKKYGFRDIHFDFEYLRPQDKEAYNQFLRKAKKRFNEEGWLLSTALAPKTSADQKGKWYEAHDYKAHGEIVDFVVIMTYEWGYSGGPAMPVSPIGPVRDVLEYAISEMPPSKILMGQNLYGYDWTLPFKQGDTAKAISPQQAIKLAAENNVQIKYDQKAQAPHFTYRDKNGKDHEVWFEDARSIQAKFDLMKELKLRGMSYWKLGLSFPQNWLLITDHFNVVKR
- a CDS encoding isochorismatase family cysteine hydrolase, whose protein sequence is MIPKDTALLVIDIMNPFDFSHGETLAHHTRNIVGPINALRRYCQQHRHPTIYINDHYELWKADYKEIYQKCHNEVSDGIMTPLQPKEEDFFLIKPKHSAFYGTALNTLLHHLSVKNLIITGIAGNICVLFTANDAYMREFSLMVPGDAIASVSEEDNHYALTMMKNVLKASIAPTHDML
- the tadA gene encoding tRNA adenosine(34) deaminase TadA; translated protein: MGIREERFMLEALKEAEKAGATGEVPIGAVIVMGDEIIARAHNLRETTQNAITHAETIAIQEACRKLGTWRLEGAELYVTLEPCPMCSGAIILSRIEKVIYGAADPKAGCAGTLMNLLEDERFNHQCEVSSGVLAEECGGILSRFFKQLRERKKAEKRNRTEGCK
- the dnaX gene encoding DNA polymerase III subunit gamma/tau, with protein sequence MAYQALYRVWRPQSFIDVVGQQHVTKTLQNALLHQKISHAYLFSGPRGTGKTSAAKILAKAVNCERSPVAEPCNECDACKGITDGSIPDVIEIDAASNNGVEEIRDIRDKVKYSPNVAKYKVYIIDEVHMLSIGAFNALLKTLEEPPKHVIFILATTEPHKIPLTIISRCQRFDFKRITARDIVGRMSHIATESGVNYEENALTIIARAAEGGMRDALSLLDQAISFSGEKVTVDDALTVTGAVSQGYLNTLAKAILERDVTTGLGALEELLFQGKDPARFAEDFILYFRDMLLYQTAPNLEESLERVMLDDDFKELAAQTQPGQIYQYIDVLNQAGQEMKFTNHARIYLEVSIVKLCQMEAPATASSPEVSDMMEKIKLLEKEVEQLKANGVKLQAEPAAQAPKKPTRAKKGFRAPTGKIQEVLRTATKEDLNLIKSRWGDMVETLNQRQMRSQSALLNDAEPVAAANGSFVLKFKYDIHCQMAMENQAFTSAISSILEELTGSSYAAIGIPEDQWLSIRENFIRHSKTEDGESSGEEQADDSVVKEAEKLVGMDLIELND
- a CDS encoding YbaB/EbfC family nucleoid-associated protein, which encodes MMRGNGNMQNMMKQMQKMQKKMAEAQEELGEKQIEGTAGGGMVTVVVSGHKQVLDVKINEEAVDPDDVEMLQDLVLAATNDALKKADELTNSTMGQFTKGMNLPGMF
- the recR gene encoding recombination mediator RecR; this translates as MHYPEPISKLIDSFMKLPGIGPKTAARLAFFVLSMKEDTVLDFAKALVNAKRNLSYCSVCGHITDQDPCYICEDQRRDRSILCVVQDPKDVIAMEKMKEFNGLYHVLHGAISPMDGIGPEDINVPDLIKRLQSDEVQEVILATNPNIEGEATAMYISRLVKPSGIRITRIAHGLPVGGDLEYADEVTLSKALEGRRDV
- a CDS encoding YaaL family protein, which gives rise to MFFRKKGKLKKEYDQSLLHVLDETKDHWNRARSIDEMSVDYSLNLHCDSKIAEAKYFFLFREAKHRKIVIKR
- a CDS encoding pro-sigmaK processing inhibitor BofA family protein, producing the protein MSPVIVIAVISGLIVLLLAAGTPIKPLRFVGQLAMKVMIGALFLFFLNAFGSQYGIHVPINVATSSISGILGIPGVVGLTVIQLWIL